One Triticum dicoccoides isolate Atlit2015 ecotype Zavitan chromosome 3B, WEW_v2.0, whole genome shotgun sequence genomic window, aaatACGCTGAAAGTAgataccttagcagtagcgcggtgtgAACAAGCGctacagctatttgtcctagcagtagcgcgtgatggcacgcgttactgctaagcagtagctgtagcgccttattagtagcgcggccacccgcgctactagAGGACACAAAACACGCGCTActtctagggttttccctagtagtgaaagccCACACACTTCCTTCCGGTTTCCTTTTGACCGTCCCAAAACTCTACCACCCACCATTTCAAAATAAAGTAAAACTCTCTTTATTATGGACAGGTACAAGCCAGACCTATGTAGCCTGGTAGTGCTACCCCTTGATTTGACCACGGATTTGAACACTTTGCTATAATATTTTCAAATCCGCCATTTTCCTTAGTTATCAAATCACTCAAATAAACGAGGGAATATCTCTCACGTCTCACACTTCTCCTACCGGTGTCGTCTAATATACAGCGGACAGACCGACGAAACAAGGAAAACAAGAGCTCTCCTGTAACAAATAGGAGTACAAAGCTAAAGCTGACTTGCTTTTCCCACTGTTTTACTGGAGTTGCCCTTTCCGTGCTCCTATATTTGAACTCCTATTTATTACTACCTTGGATTGCTGCAGGAGTAAGAGGAGGGCGCTGGACAGCCCGCCCATGACGAGGCGCAACGCGGAGAGGCGGGGCAGATGAAGGGCCGCCCTCACGCTCGACGTCCTCGATGTCGAGGAGGTGGATGCCGACGCGGGAGGCCAGGTATGCTTGGAGCGCCGCTGACTTGACCTACTCCCGCGGGAACCGCTGCTGCATCCACGCCTCCTCTGAGTACCTCTACCTGGGGATGGCGCCATAGCCCAGCACAGCCTCGTCGGTCCTCTCGATGGATGCCTTGCGCAAGCCCGTCGCCTCCTTGATGTCAAAGGCGCGCGCGACATGAAGGCAGCAGGTCTCGTGAAGGAGGCGCTGGTCAGACACCACGTGATTACCAGCAAAGGTGACGGCGGGATGAACCATGAAGCGTCGGAGGCTGTTCGGGAGGAGACCGGCCTTGGCGACCACGAACACGAGGCAGCGATGTCCGGCGCACAGCTGGATGGTGGCCGGCGGGAGGTGACGTCACACGTCCCCGTGGCCGCGGAGGGGCCTGTTGAGGGCGAGGCCGACCACGAGACGGCCAGGTTGGACCGCCTGGTCGTTGAGGAGCTTGGTCCTCCGGATCCACCGCTGGGCGTCACTCCGCTGGCGGTGACGACCGCGCTCAGCTTGTCCTCGCCCATGCGCACGGCGCAACTATGCCTTGCGGCCGCGGCACGCTGGAGGCGAGCCGTGATGGTGGCTCTACGACCACGATCCATGGCTGGCTGGCGTTGGAGAGCAAAGGGAGAAGAGAGCTGGTATGGGGTTTCTACGGGGTGGGATTTGGGGGCCTTTTATGGTTCTTGtagggaggaggaagagggagaaggatcTGAATATATCTTCTCTCCACGTACATGCTGGTCTACAAGTTCATTCATAAATCATAATTCACGCTGCACTCCGTTGCAATGACCAAACTACAACACACCAGTCGGTTGATCATCGTGCAATTATGCTGCATCCTAAGTTCGTAGTTTCGATAAACATATTCACAAGGACATACATGCGCTTGTTTATTGCACAATCGAAAGGTCAAATGAGTACTCAACATATGGTCACAGGGTTGTGATTTACGGAGAACGGTTGTCACTATAGGCTGACGATAGCCCCGGAAGGCGACGCTCAAAATAGTACTACAGTGTAAGTTTAGTTTCTAAGCTCAATGATTTTGATAATTCAAAACGTTGCCCGCTCAGTGAACAGTAAATGAAACAATatattaatttttttttgaaaaatatgaaATTTTCAGGCATCCAAGATGCTCATGTGGGCTAGGAGCAACATTTCATGGTATTTGGACACATGAGGAGCTCGTAaacattttttttggctttgaacaGTATTCTGTTTCAAGGTTTCTCAGACACCCGAATTTTGTTTCTTTTCGCACGAGCTCCTCAGATGTCGCACGAGCTCCTCAGATGTCCAAACATCACGACAATTTGCAAGCACCTTGGGCACACGAACATCTTGGATGCCTAAAAAAATTCAGATTCTTCTGAATTTATTATTTTATTCGAATTCACGGTTCATGCCTAGGTGCCGAATTTCCGCTCTCCAACAATTTGCATTGCAATGTAAGTTTAGATTCTAGTGCCATAGGTTCAACAATTTGCATTATTCCACCGTGGGACAGACTGAGCCTCTCAAGCGACTTCGCTGATAGATACAATAAAGTCCTGAAAGCGACTAGCTCCATAAAATTCCCCCAAAAAACTTAGCAACTACGCGACAGGCTGCCTCCACTTGTACTAAAATAAATCAAATGTATTTTTAGATTCAATTTTGATGTTTTAATTATTCATGATCCATACAATGAAATTTTATTGAAATATATTGCAATCAATTCCATAATAATGCACTTAAAAACATCTAGATCGAAAGATTTCCAAGCACATAATTCAGGATGAATCCAATAGACAATCACCCAAGCTTCCGGTAGTTCAACAAATAGTGGTAACTTCCTTTTCCAATGCACGGATTTCTGCAAGAAAAAAATGTTGCAAACTTGGTAGGTCGAGGTTTAGCACTGATTTTGCTTGACCTTGTGAAATTCGGTTTACCGACAATCACATAAGAACCCTTGGATGCCGATTTGTAGGGTTGTAGATCTTGAAGGCCAATTTAGTTTCCTCTTTTCACTGACTGAAATTAATACCTAATAACCGAATTATCAGTTTCTACCTCACGCCCACCAAAAGATTGTGTGTGAGATTGTGTGGAAAACACCAACGGAGGATAAACCATGCATTTGTGATAGCTCTAGATGAGTTTTTTTGACTTTTGAGAGATACATCTAAGGAGCAGAGCCATGGGGTCACAGATCCACCAACATGATCAAGGAGATGAGCCAACTGACAACTACACTGCCTGGCTAGTTGCGTCAATGTTGCCACCTTACCCAACCTGTCCACAATACCATGGCACCCAAGATCACACACTTCAACATCTGTTGAATTTTCGGAGGGCTTTAGACCGAATAATTAAATAATTCCTAGATAAATCTTAGAGGCCAGTGTGTGACTTCATAATATGGTAGGAAGTTTAGTCTCATCCACTGAATGCAGAAGAGTTGGGACAGACTTATAAGGGATTGTCTTTCATATCTGATTGGATCATGTGGAGAGGAGTGGTTTACGCATGCTCCTTCTCCACCGTTTGCGCGTTGTGTTTCACGAACTAGAGTTCtgctcatatatatatatgtcagaTGTGTTGTTTAATTTTGCCGGTGGAAAATGAATAATTAATCACGAGTTATTAACGAACGCATTACATACGTTGGCAACCCTAGTTCTCATATGCTCTACCTTCTCGGGCACGAACCAACACCATAGTTCCTCTCGCTTCTGCCGCTTCCTGCTACTCCACCACCTCCACTGCTTGCACAGTGTACGAAAGATCAGTCCTCGTGAACCCCATCCTTTTTTTTAAAACACCACCCATATAATATTACAAACTTATAAGAGTTCCACCGTACTGGTTATGAAAACTAAACTTAGCTAAATCATGCACCACCACATTGAACCATATCCATCTTTATCctgcatcgagagaatggcgacttCAAACACTTTCTCGACTTCCCCGATGTTACTATTTGTGAGGTATCTGATGCCAGGAAGAATGTGGTAGCCGCCGCTTCGACCTTCCCGAGTCGAGGTATGATGTGTTCATCCTGTGTCTATTGGTTTATGTGTTTGCACTAGTATTTAGTATGTTCATAAATATGCATATTCTATACCTAGTACATACTGGTATGATTAGCTTATGCAATATGAAATTTATATTCACTCACAAAAGAAAAATGTGAAATTTATATTATTGACACAGTCGACATGATTCTTGTATAGGTTAAGTTAAACAAAAAATTGCTAATTTATCCAACATCAACACTGTCTCGGTCAAGAGAAAAGTTCAACCGCGGGGGAGGCCGTGGAAACCGCGTGTTTGACGGCAGTATGAAAGACATGCATGCATGGCGCTGAACACAGCGCCCGGCCCGTCCATCACCTCGCGCGGGCGGAATTTCCTCGAACACCTCCATCGCCTAGGTAGCTTTCAATTTCTGTATATCACAATCAAAATTAAATGGTGAGAGCGAAAGGATCCGAAATGTTCTTCTGTGGACATTGCATTTCTCACCTCACACCGTGCCAACCTACCAACTATACGTACGTCAGTTCTCAAAAAAAAATATACGTACGTCACGCGGCAAATATATCCAGGCCCTGTGTACCTACAGAAGACATATAGTCCTCGTCTAGTTCTAGCTAGTagtacctcctcctcctccccccctcctccctcccagggccggtcctgagattttcggGGCCCAGGGCGAAACAAAAACTCGGGGCCCTCTAATATAACAACAATAATCAGTGTTACCAATGAAGTTTTCTATCAGATAACGTTACACGTATTACCTTAAAAATTTCTTCTAATTCTCAATGCTAAGTCTCTGATGACAGGGTTGATGTCAGTTTCATACATTAATTTCTTTCTGAACTACCTGTATTACTCTTGAAAATTTAGCTTTTCTCCATCATTGTATCATAGTTAGTGGTAAAGCTAGAAACAAAACATGACTGACTTATAGCATGCGAAAAGTTCTCTAATTGCAACAAAAATGTTATAATATAAATTATATATTTGGCACTAACATACTTATTATATAGTCCACTAGAGAACGAAAAATAGCCAAGGTTTAAGGTATGAAGGCAAATTCATAAATAAATAGTATACCCGGATCTCGTTAAGTCCTCTCAATGGTTTTAGGTGATTTGATTATGCAATCATTGTAACCGTGAAGCACGAAAAAAATGATGTTCTCTTCATTCTTTGTAAAGATGACTCCCTTAATGCAACCAGGGGACGCTTTGGCATAACTACGGTCCAAGATAATGACTGAATCATTAGAATACTAGTCATCTTGGTACATGCGCATTCATCCCAGGGTAGGAAAATTAGAAAACAACAAACCTCTTCCGGGTAGATGGTGGCATGATCGACGGAAGCATGTGCAGGCTGCAGACGAGAGGAGCAGCTGATTGTCGATCATAGCAGTGGATCGCAGACTGAGGGAAGCCGGACGGGGGCATGTACTCGTGTGATTACAGCAGATCGATCGATGACCTTCATTGTGCGCGGGCACCATGTGAGATTGTTGGCGGCGTGCGATAGGAACCTTGGATTAGGGCTTTTGGAAAATAGGGACCGAGGAGATTAGACGATCTTTACATTCCCTACTTACAACTATGAGCGCAGTATACGCGGAGATACAGACACGATCTCGGCGGTGCGCTCATGCGTCTAACTCTCAGGACAATCGATCGACCGATCAGCCTTGCGGCCTCGCCTGTACGAAGCTCATGGGCTGGCCTGCGTACTTGTTCGGGAGGGGGCCCCTCGATGCCAGAACAAGCGGGAGTGCGAGTACCTCGCGGTCCGCCTGTCCATCATCGGCGACGTGCTGCCTCGCCTGCCGCGGGACGCGGACGTGGATCGGCCGCTCAGAGAGCTGGGCAAGACGCTGGGCGAAGCGCACGAGCTGGTCCTCGCCTGCCAGAATTGGAGCACAGCCAGGCAGCTCATCGGCGCCCGCCGCCATGCCGACAGCTTGAAGGAGGTCAGTACGAGGATCGACTCCTACATCAACCTCTTGAACTTGGTCTTCAATACCACCGCCGGCCGCTCCCCTCGCCACCACACgacgacggcgccgtcgccgggcaGTTCCTCTTGTGCAGCCGGCCCGGTGAGGCTCACGTGGGCGGATATTGCAGCGGCGACCAATTACTTCGCCGTCAAACTCGTCCGAGGCAGCTCGGAGGCGTTGTACAAGGGCCGTCTCCGCGACGGCCCGGAGGTGGCCGTGAAGGTGCTGAACAAGAACGGGCGGCGGGACGTGGACGGCGCGCTCGTGGCGGAGGTCGAGATCCTCTTCCCCATCCGCCATCAACACATCGTGCGACTCGTCGCCTGGTGCTCCGAGGAGGAGGACCGCATGTGCGTCTACGAGCACGAGCAAATGAGCAACGGCACGCTCAGAGACCACCTGatgcgcctgcgccggcgcgcgcgCGTTCGAGCGCGCCTGCAGGGCAGCTCCTCTAGCTCGTCGCCGGTGAGGGCGACCTGGAAGGCGCGCGTCGAGGTGCTGGTGGGTGCGTCGCAGGCCATCGAGCACTTGCACGGCCGCGCGGTAATCCATCGCAACGTCAGCTCGTTCAACATCCTCCTTGACGGAAGCTGGTCACCGCGCCTGTCCAGCTTCGGCGAAGCGATCTTGCAGGAGGCGACCGGCGACCAGCTTGTCGCCGAGGTCGTCGGCACGCCCGGTTATCTCGACCCGGAGTACCGCCGCACGAGCGAGGGTGACCGCTCACCAAATTTTTGTCACTCGAGCGAGGGTGACCGCTCACCAAATTTTTGTCAACCGTAGTAGTACAATGAACTTAATTTTGTAAGTGTATGGTGTACTACCCTTATCAATGTGTATGGTATACGgtcactgttggtgtcaaaaccgacggatctcgggtagggggtcccgaactgtgcgtctaggcggatggtaacaggagacaaggggcacgatgttttacccaggttcgggccctctcgatggaggtaaaatcctacgtcttgcttgattaatattgatgatatgagtagtacaagagtggatctaccacgagatcaaggaggctaaaccctaaagctagcctatggtatgattgttgtaatgtatgttgtgtcctacggactaaagccctccggtttata contains:
- the LOC119274204 gene encoding brassinosteroid LRR receptor kinase BRI1-like; protein product: MKAAGLVKEALVRHHVITSKGDGGMNHEASEAVREETGLGDHEHEAAMSGAQLDGGRREVTSHVPVAAEGPVEGEADHETARLDRLVVEELGPPDPPLGVTPLAVTTALSLSSPMRTAQLCLAAAARWRRAVMGAPRCQNKRECEYLAVRLSIIGDVLPRLPRDADVDRPLRELGKTLGEAHELVLACQNWSTARQLIGARRHADSLKEVSTRIDSYINLLNLVFNTTAGRSPRHHTTTAPSPGSSSCAAGPVRLTWADIAAATNYFAVKLVRGSSEALYKGRLRDGPEVAVKVLNKNGRRDVDGALVAEVEILFPIRHQHIVRLVAWCSEEEDRMCVYEHEQMSNGTLRDHLMRLRRRARVRARLQGSSSSSSPVRATWKARVEVLVGASQAIEHLHGRAVIHRNVSSFNILLDGSWSPRLSSFGEAILQEATGDQLVAEVVGTPGYLDPEYRRTSEGDRSPNFCHSSEGDRSPNFCQP